A genomic region of Bernardetia sp. ABR2-2B contains the following coding sequences:
- a CDS encoding nucleotidyltransferase domain-containing protein: MQTNLKNSIPKEIQIYIEECLEKVEKENNIKILYACESGSRAWGFGSPDSDYDVRFLFIHKKDKYLSVNYPLDSIDKFYDNDVDLSAWEIKKALSLLVKSNATPFEWLQSPIIYRKNEEFRNELWELSKQYFSAKTLIFHYLGIAKGMLSKIEDNQISIKKYFYILRPVLAAYYIKTRNEAAPMEFKFLVNNLQNKEEKGIKTAIKKLWQEKLIAKEGDKIEIPIFIHSFIENKISECGIYASNLKRETKNIEPLNEFFRNLL; this comes from the coding sequence ATGCAAACAAATCTAAAAAATTCTATTCCGAAAGAGATTCAAATTTATATAGAGGAGTGTCTGGAAAAAGTAGAAAAAGAAAACAACATCAAAATATTGTATGCTTGTGAGAGTGGAAGCCGTGCATGGGGTTTTGGTTCGCCTGACAGTGATTACGATGTTCGATTTTTATTTATCCACAAAAAAGATAAATATCTGTCTGTCAATTATCCTTTAGATTCTATTGATAAGTTTTACGATAACGATGTAGATTTATCAGCTTGGGAAATAAAAAAAGCACTATCACTATTGGTAAAATCAAATGCTACTCCTTTTGAGTGGCTACAATCTCCAATTATTTATAGAAAAAATGAAGAGTTCAGAAACGAGTTGTGGGAGCTTTCAAAGCAATACTTTTCTGCAAAAACACTCATTTTTCATTATCTAGGAATTGCAAAAGGAATGCTTTCAAAGATAGAAGATAATCAAATTTCCATTAAAAAATATTTTTATATTTTGCGTCCTGTGTTGGCTGCCTACTATATCAAAACAAGAAATGAAGCTGCGCCAATGGAATTTAAGTTTTTGGTAAATAACCTACAAAACAAAGAAGAAAAAGGAATAAAAACTGCCATCAAAAAACTTTGGCAAGAAAAACTAATTGCAAAAGAAGGCGATAAAATAGAAATCCCTATTTTTATTCATTCCTTTATAGAAAACAAAATTTCGGAGTGTGGTATTTATGCTAGTAATCTGAAACGAGAAACTAAAAACATTGAACCTCTGAACGAATTTTTTAGAAATCTATTATAA